From the genome of Candidatus Electrothrix communis, one region includes:
- a CDS encoding zinc ABC transporter substrate-binding protein, with the protein MKKMLRPQLMLVFSLVFFSTQAYAQETKCRLNIGASLHPYYSWVKNIVGDEANVTSIIPPGSDPHAYQPVPSDMEKLQNLDVVIVNGVGHDEFIKPMLKAIENDKMMVIDTSKGLPLIPSFNKHYDFDKQDGKVSYNSHTYISITGAIQQMQMIARKLGRLCPNQAGVFVKNVRAYSMKLRNMLQSALMRLDMLNINNLRIATVHDGYSYLFQELGIEVSAVVQPRHGVKPSARQLQDTIKRIKRAKVNVLFGELDYEKKYIDIIYKETGCRLYALSHISNGEYSKEFFEQAMQRNIDAVIAALTEVSGGSVPGGMPGKIPENMSKQMQDASQQMQGAVQEKLKGSVPTMQQQQMSERMNRQLQDTTKRMQEVVQEKLKDSIPTMQQQQMSERMNQQLIDTKAQMQGTMQESLKETLPEMQQEMQQQQMKGRMNQQVQGMQKGMLENLAPGAPQQQNKDQ; encoded by the coding sequence ATGAAAAAGATGCTACGTCCTCAACTTATGCTTGTCTTCAGCCTTGTCTTTTTTTCGACACAGGCATATGCCCAGGAAACAAAATGTCGTTTGAATATCGGGGCTTCTCTGCACCCGTATTATTCCTGGGTCAAAAATATTGTCGGTGATGAGGCAAATGTGACCTCAATAATACCTCCGGGCTCGGACCCTCATGCCTACCAGCCCGTACCCTCGGATATGGAGAAGTTGCAAAATCTGGATGTGGTCATCGTTAACGGGGTAGGGCATGATGAGTTTATCAAGCCCATGCTCAAGGCCATTGAAAACGATAAGATGATGGTCATAGATACCAGCAAGGGCCTTCCCCTGATACCGTCTTTTAATAAGCATTACGATTTTGACAAACAGGATGGCAAGGTTTCGTATAACAGCCATACCTATATTTCCATAACCGGTGCGATTCAGCAGATGCAGATGATCGCCAGGAAACTGGGCAGACTCTGTCCGAATCAGGCCGGTGTGTTTGTGAAAAATGTCCGTGCGTATTCTATGAAGCTGCGTAATATGCTTCAGTCCGCGTTAATGCGGCTTGATATGCTCAATATCAATAATCTGCGCATTGCTACAGTGCATGACGGATATTCCTATCTCTTCCAGGAGCTCGGTATTGAGGTCAGTGCCGTGGTTCAGCCGAGACACGGGGTGAAGCCCAGTGCGCGCCAGTTACAGGATACCATTAAAAGGATCAAGCGGGCTAAGGTGAATGTGCTGTTTGGTGAGCTAGATTATGAAAAGAAATACATAGATATTATCTATAAGGAGACCGGTTGCCGCCTTTATGCTCTCTCTCATATTTCCAACGGGGAGTACTCAAAGGAATTTTTTGAGCAGGCCATGCAGAGAAACATCGACGCCGTTATTGCAGCCCTGACCGAGGTGTCGGGAGGAAGTGTTCCGGGAGGCATGCCGGGTAAGATACCGGAAAACATGTCCAAACAGATGCAGGATGCTTCGCAGCAGATGCAGGGTGCTGTCCAGGAAAAACTCAAAGGTTCTGTGCCGACAATGCAGCAGCAGCAGATGTCTGAACGGATGAATCGGCAGCTTCAGGATACGACCAAGCGGATGCAGGAAGTTGTGCAGGAAAAACTCAAAGATTCCATACCGACAATGCAGCAGCAGCAGATGTCTGAACGGATGAATCAGCAGCTTATAGATACAAAGGCGCAGATGCAGGGCACCATGCAGGAGAGTTTGAAAGAAACGCTACCTGAAATGCAGCAGGAAATGCAGCAGCAGCAGATGAAGGGTCGTATGAATCAGCAGGTGCAGGGTATGCAGAAAGGCATGCTGGAGAATCTGGCCCCCGGAGCACCGCAACAGCAGAATAAGGACCAATAA
- a CDS encoding metal ABC transporter ATP-binding protein, translating into MSSTEKHNLLEIDNLSVSLRGNRILEDINLRVKKGHIHALTGPNGAGKTTLIRSVMGGMPHKGTIRFLFRESGRVGYVPQFLEFDHSVPITVFDFLFLMLKKMPVFLARRRAVRAEIEELLTATDCAHLIDRSVGQLSGGEFRRVLLAQALSPKPELLLLDEPASNIDEVGIRHFEEMLINLRDEHGITILMVCHSMNMISRVCDEVTAVNRTIFYDGPAKGLNHADLLQQYTFL; encoded by the coding sequence ATGAGCAGTACTGAAAAGCATAATCTGCTTGAAATAGATAATCTTTCGGTTTCTCTTCGGGGAAACCGAATTCTGGAGGATATTAACCTGCGGGTCAAGAAAGGACATATTCATGCCCTGACCGGTCCCAACGGAGCTGGCAAGACCACCTTGATACGGAGCGTCATGGGCGGGATGCCCCATAAGGGAACTATCCGTTTCCTCTTCCGAGAAAGCGGCCGGGTCGGCTATGTGCCGCAGTTCTTGGAGTTTGATCATTCCGTGCCGATCACAGTTTTTGATTTTCTTTTTCTGATGCTGAAAAAGATGCCTGTTTTTCTCGCTCGTCGGAGGGCGGTGCGGGCGGAGATTGAAGAACTGCTGACTGCGACGGACTGTGCGCATCTGATTGATCGCAGCGTGGGCCAGCTTTCCGGCGGGGAGTTTCGCAGAGTCCTGCTGGCTCAGGCCCTGAGCCCCAAGCCGGAGCTTCTCCTTCTTGATGAACCTGCCAGTAATATTGACGAGGTTGGTATCCGTCATTTTGAGGAAATGCTTATCAATCTGAGAGATGAGCATGGAATTACCATTCTCATGGTCTGCCATAGTATGAACATGATTTCTCGTGTTTGCGATGAGGTTACAGCGGTCAACCGAACGATCTTTTATGATGGCCCCGCCAAAGGGCTGAATCATGCCGATCTCCTGCAGCAATATACATTTCTATGA